In Marinobacter sp. es.048, the following proteins share a genomic window:
- a CDS encoding histidine kinase: MVFIVFLLAYMVRRRLDSLDLLSGDEAWRRWFRNGSRARAGHESGIAIGLALVFLPAFLLGLAEYLLVASGWRMAAYPLEFLVLIGLMGTPGWRQVLRAYAEAWQRGDMQSAWHHVKDLLPADERGAAVSPEAMHLALSKALMVSVFQRFFLVAFWYVVGGIGLAVLARGLVALADQWPQAPARPRFSRMSELAGWIPARLLSLTFGIAGDLAGWLRETRHTLTGVTKKAGEVLMISANGSLTGYALDPARFSRIHPDEWTAFGGRSLRAVRDLLNRSMLVWICTLALLVISGFV; encoded by the coding sequence ATGGTATTTATTGTATTTCTCCTGGCCTATATGGTCCGCAGGCGTCTGGATTCTCTGGATTTGCTGTCCGGGGATGAGGCCTGGCGTCGGTGGTTTCGCAATGGCAGTCGGGCCAGGGCGGGTCATGAGTCGGGGATTGCTATCGGGCTGGCACTGGTTTTTCTACCGGCGTTTCTTCTCGGTCTGGCGGAGTATCTCCTGGTGGCCTCCGGCTGGAGGATGGCCGCTTACCCGTTGGAGTTCCTGGTTCTGATTGGCCTCATGGGCACGCCGGGCTGGCGACAGGTGCTCCGGGCCTATGCAGAGGCATGGCAGCGCGGAGACATGCAGTCGGCCTGGCATCATGTGAAAGACCTTCTACCGGCCGATGAAAGGGGTGCTGCGGTATCTCCTGAGGCGATGCATCTTGCCCTGTCGAAGGCACTGATGGTTTCGGTGTTTCAGCGCTTCTTCCTGGTGGCTTTCTGGTACGTGGTTGGCGGTATCGGCCTTGCGGTCCTTGCGCGTGGTCTGGTCGCGCTCGCCGATCAGTGGCCTCAGGCGCCAGCCAGACCGCGGTTTTCGCGAATGTCGGAACTTGCTGGCTGGATTCCTGCCAGGCTTCTTTCTCTGACCTTCGGGATAGCCGGAGACCTTGCGGGCTGGCTCCGGGAAACACGGCATACCCTGACTGGCGTTACCAAAAAAGCCGGGGAGGTGCTCATGATCTCGGCCAACGGGTCGTTAACCGGGTATGCACTGGATCCAGCGCGCTTTTCGCGGATTCATCCTGATGAGTGGACAGCGTTTGGAGGACGTAGCCTGAGAGCAGTAAGGGATTTATTGAACAGAAGCATGCTGGTATGGATATGCACGCTCGCTCTGCTGGTTATTTCCGGGTTTGTCTGA
- the ampD gene encoding 1,6-anhydro-N-acetylmuramyl-L-alanine amidase AmpD — MPDTDVFSERLSDSGTDAKSLCDTGRIPFARWCPSPNFGPRPDGAAISLLVVHNISLPPGQFGGPEIEDFFCNQLDHSAHPYFETIEGVHVSAHLLIRRDGTLVQFVSLLDRAWHAGRSCFEGQEECNDFSIGIELEGTDDIPYTAEQYRTLAEVADLIMAAWPDITAGRITGHCHIAPGRKSDPGPAFDWQYFRSALQAARGSGRTV, encoded by the coding sequence TTGCCCGATACAGACGTTTTTTCTGAACGCCTTTCTGATTCCGGTACCGATGCAAAATCGCTTTGCGATACCGGACGGATTCCCTTCGCCCGCTGGTGCCCTTCGCCGAACTTCGGGCCTCGTCCGGACGGGGCAGCGATCTCTCTGCTGGTCGTCCACAACATCAGCCTTCCTCCTGGCCAGTTTGGCGGCCCGGAAATAGAAGACTTCTTTTGTAATCAGCTTGACCACTCGGCACACCCCTATTTCGAGACCATTGAAGGCGTTCATGTGTCGGCCCACCTGTTGATTCGTCGGGATGGAACTCTGGTCCAGTTTGTGAGCCTGCTTGATCGCGCCTGGCATGCGGGCCGATCGTGTTTTGAAGGGCAGGAGGAGTGCAACGATTTTTCAATCGGGATCGAACTGGAAGGGACTGATGACATCCCCTACACGGCCGAACAATATCGCACGTTGGCAGAAGTGGCGGACCTGATTATGGCGGCCTGGCCTGATATCACGGCCGGTCGTATTACCGGGCACTGCCACATTGCGCCCGGCAGGAAGAGCGATCCGGGCCCTGCCTTTGACTGGCAATATTTCCGGTCGGCTCTGCAAGCAGCGCGTGGATCCGGGAGGACAGTCTGA
- a CDS encoding DUF1631 domain-containing protein, translating into MVHDNKVVSFSGRKPLARFSLPAALVRLRDASGQSLKSVLASFFDRADDALFELADRAGSNLDQTAYFDAMRELRLRRKAMVVSILQYVSQSFNEIGKFQPQQGARPLDEVDEDSLSLVDHSQLEQQVAVDNLISKLRNRYTEQIRLLTVRVGHLVPGIELKDAQMPLSPEIICGGVAEACADLDIDIRAKLVVLKLFDRLLADTLGDFYKEANRTLINEGVMPDMRRPPGKVPARSSQRTPGESSGPTGASGESQPMSQSHATFSELSALLHRGDSAPASGGAPAGEGYIDTDRLMARLTEAQASSGKWGDGAVVPLNEQLQPILLSGDGKSLNVGQVDSDVINLVSMLFDFILEDRQLHPVMKALIGRLQIPVLKVALSDKNFFNRGGHPVRKLLNELALSAIGWTEKKAGQKDPLREKIESVVDRVLSEFTTNVSLFEELLKDFSHFMDLDRRRRELVEQRLRDAEEGRARQERASQAAEGLLQELTEQRDIPEPVAGLLNEPWTKYLQWVVLREGEESDRWQHARNLTEQLVWSVDPRPVNDSTRGELLRAIPAIVDDLRKALQEISWDPFATDAAIRDLELAHVDVFQRLVIAPSRPESSAETKDLLAPESVPEQPMEAPVATPVADDAVRATPALAEPEEPAAEVNETPAQAIADTEAAASVSPQWLEKAESLRVGSWIELTRDETKVRCKLAAYIKATGKYIFVNRSGAKVAEYLRQELAADMEAGKIGMLDDGLIFDRALESIIDNLRSSRKD; encoded by the coding sequence ATGGTGCACGATAACAAGGTTGTCAGCTTTTCAGGCCGGAAACCGCTCGCCCGGTTTTCGTTGCCTGCAGCTCTTGTGCGCCTGCGTGACGCATCCGGTCAGTCCCTGAAGTCCGTTCTTGCCAGTTTTTTCGACCGTGCCGATGACGCCTTGTTTGAACTGGCCGACAGAGCCGGCTCCAACCTCGACCAGACCGCCTACTTTGATGCCATGCGCGAGCTCAGACTCCGCCGTAAGGCCATGGTGGTCTCGATCCTCCAGTATGTCAGCCAGTCTTTCAATGAGATCGGCAAGTTCCAGCCTCAGCAGGGCGCCAGGCCTCTGGATGAGGTTGACGAGGACTCACTGAGCCTCGTTGATCATTCCCAGCTTGAGCAGCAGGTGGCTGTGGACAACCTGATAAGTAAACTCCGGAACCGTTACACCGAACAGATCCGCCTGCTTACTGTCAGGGTTGGACATCTGGTGCCGGGCATTGAGTTGAAAGATGCGCAGATGCCGCTGAGCCCGGAGATCATCTGCGGCGGCGTTGCCGAGGCCTGCGCCGATCTGGACATCGATATCCGGGCCAAGCTGGTAGTTCTTAAGCTGTTTGATCGCCTGCTCGCCGATACGCTCGGTGATTTCTACAAAGAAGCGAATCGCACGTTGATCAATGAGGGAGTCATGCCTGATATGAGGCGACCTCCCGGTAAAGTGCCGGCACGCTCCAGTCAGCGCACGCCAGGGGAAAGTTCAGGGCCGACAGGCGCCAGCGGCGAGAGCCAGCCTATGTCTCAATCACACGCCACATTCTCGGAGCTCAGTGCGCTGCTGCATCGTGGCGATTCCGCTCCTGCCAGCGGAGGAGCCCCGGCAGGTGAGGGTTACATTGATACTGATCGACTGATGGCGCGCCTTACCGAGGCCCAGGCCAGCAGTGGCAAGTGGGGCGACGGTGCTGTTGTGCCACTGAATGAGCAACTCCAGCCCATCCTGCTCTCAGGTGACGGCAAAAGTCTGAATGTGGGGCAGGTCGACAGTGATGTTATCAATCTGGTCTCCATGCTGTTCGACTTCATTCTGGAGGATCGTCAGCTGCACCCGGTGATGAAGGCGTTGATCGGCCGTCTGCAGATCCCGGTGCTGAAAGTGGCACTGAGCGACAAGAATTTTTTCAATCGCGGCGGTCACCCGGTTCGTAAGCTGCTTAACGAGCTGGCGCTGTCGGCCATTGGCTGGACCGAAAAAAAGGCCGGCCAAAAGGATCCGCTTCGGGAAAAGATTGAATCGGTGGTGGACCGGGTGCTCAGTGAGTTCACCACTAATGTCAGTTTGTTCGAAGAGTTACTTAAGGATTTCAGTCACTTCATGGATCTCGACCGCAGGCGTCGTGAGCTTGTGGAGCAACGCCTTCGGGATGCGGAAGAGGGGCGGGCCCGTCAGGAGCGAGCGTCCCAGGCGGCGGAAGGATTGTTGCAGGAGCTGACGGAGCAGCGGGATATTCCCGAGCCGGTTGCCGGGCTCCTCAACGAACCCTGGACCAAGTATTTGCAGTGGGTGGTTCTCCGGGAAGGTGAAGAAAGCGATCGCTGGCAGCATGCCCGAAACCTGACCGAGCAGTTGGTTTGGAGTGTGGATCCTCGTCCGGTCAATGACTCGACCCGCGGAGAGCTGTTGCGGGCAATTCCTGCCATTGTGGATGACCTTCGCAAGGCGCTGCAGGAGATTTCCTGGGATCCCTTTGCCACCGATGCGGCCATTCGTGACCTGGAGCTTGCGCACGTAGATGTTTTCCAGCGACTGGTGATCGCGCCGTCCCGTCCGGAATCGTCAGCGGAAACGAAGGACTTGCTGGCACCCGAATCCGTTCCGGAACAGCCCATGGAGGCTCCTGTGGCTACGCCGGTAGCCGACGACGCAGTCAGAGCAACGCCTGCGCTGGCCGAGCCCGAAGAGCCTGCAGCTGAGGTTAACGAAACTCCCGCCCAAGCGATCGCTGATACCGAGGCCGCGGCTTCGGTGTCGCCACAATGGCTGGAAAAGGCGGAAAGCCTCCGAGTGGGTTCGTGGATTGAACTTACCCGAGACGAAACCAAAGTGCGCTGCAAGCTTGCGGCCTATATCAAGGCCACCGGAAAGTACATCTTTGTCAATCGAAGTGGCGCCAAAGTGGCCGAATACCTGCGCCAGGAGCTGGCTGCAGACATGGAAGCCGGGAAAATCGGCATGCTGGATGATGGCCTGATTTTCGACCGGGCACTGGAGTCGATCATTGACAACCTCCGCAGCAGCCGCAAGGACTGA
- the nadC gene encoding carboxylating nicotinate-nucleotide diphosphorylase: MMPPELLRQARIENVAQSLREDIGDGDITAKLIPADKQATGRVITRETATIAGREWVDEVFRQVDPSVELSWQAADGETVSPNQVLFTMQGSARSLLSSERAALNWLQSLSGVATACAGYAARVAHTNVRLLDTRKTLPGLRMAQKYAVTCGGCFNHRIGLWDAFLIKENHIAACGSIAEAIEAAHRIAPGKPVEVETENLDELAQALKAGADIIMLDEFSLEDMRTAVATTRGKAKLEASGGINADTLVPIAETGVDFISIGALTKDVKAVDLSMRLD; encoded by the coding sequence ATGATGCCCCCTGAACTCCTCCGCCAGGCCAGAATCGAAAATGTTGCCCAGAGTCTCCGGGAAGACATTGGCGATGGTGACATCACGGCCAAACTGATACCCGCCGACAAGCAGGCGACAGGGCGAGTGATTACGCGTGAAACCGCCACGATTGCGGGCAGGGAGTGGGTAGACGAGGTTTTCCGGCAGGTGGATCCGTCCGTTGAACTCAGCTGGCAGGCAGCCGATGGCGAAACCGTTTCACCGAATCAGGTGTTGTTTACCATGCAAGGCTCTGCACGAAGCCTGCTAAGCTCCGAACGTGCCGCCCTGAACTGGCTTCAGTCCCTGTCTGGCGTTGCAACAGCCTGCGCCGGCTATGCTGCCCGGGTCGCCCACACCAATGTCCGCCTGCTGGATACCCGTAAGACCCTTCCAGGCCTGCGCATGGCCCAGAAATACGCCGTTACCTGTGGCGGCTGTTTCAATCATCGCATTGGGCTGTGGGATGCCTTCCTGATCAAGGAAAATCACATCGCCGCCTGCGGCTCTATTGCCGAAGCCATTGAGGCCGCCCACCGTATTGCCCCGGGCAAACCGGTTGAGGTGGAGACCGAGAACCTTGACGAGCTGGCGCAGGCCCTGAAGGCAGGCGCCGATATCATCATGCTGGATGAATTCTCGCTTGAAGACATGCGAACCGCGGTTGCCACCACCAGGGGTAAGGCAAAGCTTGAGGCCTCCGGAGGAATCAACGCCGACACCCTGGTCCCGATTGCCGAGACCGGCGTGGACTTCATCTCGATTGGCGCGCTGACCAAAGATGTGAAGGCTGTAGACCTGTCCATGAGACTGGACTGA
- a CDS encoding YqcC family protein, translated as MAESGNPIGQVADCLLNIEMELRQLGLWESEPPPEEAFQSAQPFCIDTLEFTQWLQFVFVERMKIIIENDHPLPSASGIAPMAEEHFRRRPESGTRLVRELEVIDRLLSGE; from the coding sequence ATGGCCGAATCCGGTAACCCGATCGGGCAGGTTGCGGACTGCCTTCTGAACATTGAGATGGAGTTGCGACAGCTGGGGCTTTGGGAGTCTGAGCCACCGCCGGAAGAGGCTTTCCAAAGTGCTCAGCCATTCTGCATCGATACGCTGGAGTTCACCCAGTGGTTGCAGTTTGTCTTTGTGGAAAGAATGAAGATCATCATCGAAAACGACCATCCCTTGCCCTCGGCCTCCGGCATAGCGCCGATGGCCGAAGAGCATTTCCGGAGGCGCCCGGAGTCCGGCACCAGGCTGGTCCGGGAGCTGGAGGTGATCGACCGCCTGCTCAGTGGGGAGTGA
- a CDS encoding ParA family protein produces the protein MRRVVFNQKGGVGKSSITCNLAAISAARGKRTLVVDLDPQGNSTHYLLGKPASELKDTVADMLEQTVAFTVFNRRPDEFVHASSFTNLFVMPSSPELDFLERKLEAKHKIYKLREALKKLGESFDAIYIDTAPALNFYTRSALIAAQRCLIPFDCDDFSRQALYNILNEIRDLQEDHNEDLVVEGIVANQFQPRASLPKQLVRELTEEGLPVLPVRLSSSVKMKESHQSRQPLIHMAPKHPLTRQYEDLFRVLHGETVELEPLND, from the coding sequence ATGAGACGGGTGGTATTCAACCAGAAAGGCGGTGTCGGTAAGTCCAGTATCACGTGCAATCTCGCAGCTATCAGCGCCGCTCGTGGAAAGCGAACCCTGGTAGTGGATCTCGATCCCCAGGGAAATTCCACCCATTACCTGCTGGGCAAGCCCGCCAGCGAGCTCAAGGATACCGTTGCGGATATGCTCGAACAGACGGTGGCCTTTACCGTGTTCAATCGCCGGCCGGACGAATTTGTCCATGCTTCATCGTTCACGAACCTGTTTGTGATGCCCTCCAGTCCGGAGTTGGACTTCCTCGAGCGCAAGCTGGAAGCCAAGCACAAGATCTACAAGCTCAGAGAAGCCCTTAAAAAACTGGGTGAATCCTTCGATGCGATCTACATCGATACGGCACCAGCGCTCAATTTTTATACGCGGTCTGCCCTGATTGCGGCCCAGCGCTGCCTGATACCCTTCGATTGTGACGACTTTTCCCGTCAGGCTCTTTACAACATCCTCAACGAAATTCGCGATCTCCAGGAAGACCACAACGAAGATCTTGTGGTTGAGGGGATTGTCGCCAACCAGTTCCAGCCGCGGGCCAGCCTGCCCAAACAGCTGGTCAGGGAGCTTACCGAGGAGGGCTTGCCGGTTCTGCCTGTGCGTCTCTCGAGTTCCGTGAAGATGAAAGAGTCCCACCAGAGCCGGCAGCCCCTGATTCACATGGCACCCAAGCACCCGCTGACGCGCCAGTACGAGGACCTGTTCCGGGTCCTGCATGGCGAAACCGTGGAGCTTGAGCCGCTCAACGACTGA
- the hda gene encoding DnaA regulatory inactivator Hda, translating into MTASQLVLGVKLRDDARFDNFHGDRNTSAAQRLETVCHQPDDVPVVVLCGDADTGKSHLLQAVCHLGEKQGRAAVCISIAELEPFGPDALSGLDTHDIVCLDDVDRIVGQRVWEEAVFHLYNRIHDRGGLLLVSLADLPARLPFELPDLVSRFSHGLIIQLGIYRDEDRLKILRARAEKRGLVMADDVASYIMRRAPRRLGDLLGILDILDENSLQAQRRLTIPFVKTVMGW; encoded by the coding sequence ATGACCGCGTCCCAGTTGGTACTTGGGGTCAAGCTGCGTGATGATGCCCGATTCGACAACTTTCACGGCGACCGGAACACGAGCGCAGCCCAGCGTCTTGAAACCGTGTGTCATCAACCTGATGATGTTCCGGTGGTTGTACTGTGTGGCGATGCCGATACGGGCAAAAGCCATCTTTTGCAGGCGGTGTGCCACCTGGGTGAAAAGCAGGGCAGGGCAGCGGTTTGTATCAGCATCGCCGAGCTTGAGCCTTTTGGTCCTGATGCTTTGTCGGGTCTTGATACCCATGACATCGTCTGTCTGGACGATGTCGACCGCATCGTAGGCCAGCGGGTGTGGGAAGAGGCCGTTTTTCATCTGTACAATCGGATTCATGACCGGGGCGGCCTTTTGCTGGTAAGTCTGGCTGATTTGCCGGCCAGACTGCCCTTCGAGTTGCCGGATCTGGTTTCCAGATTCAGCCACGGACTGATTATCCAGTTGGGTATCTACCGGGATGAAGATCGCCTGAAGATTCTAAGGGCCCGGGCCGAGAAGCGCGGGTTGGTGATGGCGGACGATGTAGCCAGCTACATTATGCGACGGGCGCCCCGAAGGCTCGGTGATTTGCTGGGGATTCTGGATATACTGGATGAAAATTCACTTCAGGCGCAGAGAAGACTGACTATTCCATTTGTGAAAACAGTGATGGGGTGGTGA
- a CDS encoding CDP-alcohol phosphatidyltransferase family protein, translating to MNLHRWRWIPNALTFLRILLIAPFAGALLAGDYRRALLIFFLAAGTDAVDGFLARHFNWRSRLGAIADPLADKALLITAYLMLTLTYVLPVWLFLLVLGRDLLIVVGALAYHYKVGRYDMEPSIPGKINTFIQILVALAIIVLLADLPMQPWVVDAGILLVAISTVFSGGHYLFVWGSRAWRATRP from the coding sequence TTGAATTTGCACCGCTGGCGCTGGATTCCCAATGCCCTGACGTTCCTGCGCATTCTTCTGATCGCTCCCTTCGCGGGAGCTTTATTGGCCGGCGATTATCGGCGCGCGCTGCTGATATTCTTTCTGGCAGCTGGCACAGATGCGGTCGACGGCTTCCTGGCGCGGCATTTCAACTGGCGCTCCAGGCTTGGCGCAATTGCAGACCCTCTCGCCGACAAGGCCTTGCTGATCACCGCGTACCTGATGCTTACGCTCACGTATGTTCTGCCGGTTTGGCTGTTTCTGCTGGTATTGGGTCGTGATTTGCTCATTGTGGTCGGCGCTCTGGCCTACCACTACAAGGTTGGCCGATACGATATGGAGCCCAGCATCCCCGGCAAGATCAATACCTTTATCCAGATTCTTGTAGCCCTGGCCATCATTGTGCTTCTGGCGGACCTGCCGATGCAGCCCTGGGTGGTGGATGCCGGCATTCTGCTGGTGGCTATCTCGACAGTGTTCAGCGGGGGGCATTACCTGTTCGTGTGGGGTTCGCGGGCCTGGAGGGCTACCCGGCCATGA
- a CDS encoding DUF2066 domain-containing protein, whose product MSVSGQKPAHRSVSGAWVVALFTVLLAGFSAQATAVTVSGLYSAKVPVEGASPGQLAKGYADGLSQVLVRVSGTRDVLAMEGVETLLSDAESLLLSYQVARDESGQSVLSMSFGAVGVNRALASINAPVWGANRPLTLAWIATEDRGSRTLVTRSAAGAEQESAANWRAAFDEAARKRGLPVALPPSDFASNRELLSDIWGQFIGRVKSASEDLDHDVLALVRVSRAGGQWRAGWVFDGMAMNAGEESVTAQTPEALAEAMINRWAELYASRYAVAASEVGDSPQVDIVLRGVTSLEDYAGANKVLEGLTPVVSVGAHRVRDEQLTLRVAFSGELDQLREYIALDPRFVPMEADVPAEPPATAPIAEDQVASAVANTEESPESEEAQPAGPNQQTSTEAPEETDLFTYQPVPVDEEEAREAFESLYQVLYYRWQPSSVIGSDGGE is encoded by the coding sequence ATGTCAGTATCAGGACAAAAGCCGGCACACAGGTCTGTATCCGGGGCGTGGGTAGTTGCATTGTTTACCGTTCTGCTGGCCGGGTTTTCCGCCCAGGCGACTGCGGTGACAGTTTCCGGTCTGTATTCGGCAAAGGTGCCAGTGGAAGGGGCCTCGCCGGGTCAATTGGCCAAGGGATATGCAGATGGTCTGAGCCAGGTACTGGTTCGGGTTTCCGGTACCCGCGACGTACTGGCGATGGAGGGCGTTGAAACGCTGCTGTCTGATGCTGAGTCCTTACTGCTTTCCTATCAGGTTGCCAGGGATGAATCCGGCCAGAGTGTTCTGAGCATGTCCTTCGGAGCTGTGGGGGTCAACCGCGCGCTGGCCTCAATCAACGCTCCGGTGTGGGGTGCCAACAGACCATTAACGCTGGCCTGGATTGCTACCGAGGATCGGGGTTCGCGAACACTCGTTACCAGATCTGCTGCAGGCGCCGAGCAGGAAAGCGCTGCAAATTGGCGGGCTGCGTTCGATGAGGCTGCCAGAAAACGCGGCTTGCCGGTTGCGCTTCCGCCGTCGGATTTCGCCTCCAACCGGGAATTGCTGTCGGATATCTGGGGGCAGTTTATTGGCCGGGTGAAGTCCGCTTCCGAAGATCTGGATCACGATGTCCTGGCGTTGGTGCGGGTTAGCCGCGCTGGTGGCCAATGGCGGGCCGGTTGGGTGTTCGATGGTATGGCCATGAACGCTGGTGAAGAGTCAGTAACCGCCCAGACCCCGGAAGCGCTGGCGGAGGCTATGATCAACCGTTGGGCCGAGCTATACGCCAGCCGATACGCGGTTGCTGCGTCGGAAGTGGGCGATTCGCCCCAGGTGGACATTGTGTTGCGCGGCGTTACCTCTCTTGAAGACTATGCCGGAGCCAACAAGGTACTGGAGGGACTGACCCCTGTAGTTAGCGTCGGTGCCCATCGGGTACGTGACGAACAGCTGACCCTGCGAGTGGCTTTTTCCGGTGAGCTGGACCAGCTCCGGGAGTACATCGCCCTGGATCCGCGCTTTGTTCCGATGGAGGCCGACGTTCCAGCAGAACCCCCGGCTACCGCCCCGATAGCGGAGGATCAGGTGGCGTCGGCTGTGGCGAACACTGAAGAGTCGCCCGAGAGCGAAGAGGCGCAACCGGCAGGCCCGAATCAGCAAACCTCTACGGAAGCGCCCGAAGAGACTGACCTGTTTACCTATCAGCCGGTGCCCGTCGATGAAGAAGAGGCCAGGGAGGCGTTCGAATCCCTGTACCAGGTTCTGTATTATCGTTGGCAACCGTCTTCTGTCATCGGGAGCGATGGCGGCGAATAA
- the purM gene encoding phosphoribosylformylglycinamidine cyclo-ligase, with amino-acid sequence MSEQKPSLTYRDAGVDIDAGNELVSRIKDTAARTRRPEVLGGLGGFGAMVSIPAGYNEPVLVSGTDGVGTKLRLAMQLDKHDSIGIDLVAMCVNDLVVGGAEPLFFLDYYATGKLNVDVATQVVAGIGEGCEQAGCALVGGETAEMPGMYEGDDYDLAGFCVGVAERSEIIDGSRVQSGDVLIALGSSGPHSNGYSLIRKILEVSNADLEQPMGDTTLANALMAPTRIYVKNLLQLIREVDVRALSHITGGGLPENIPRVLPNGSIAAIDTDSWSLPPVFQWLKDNGGVASEEMYRTFNCGIGMIVCVPANQKELALDTLKALGEDAWQVGLIERADSEEAEACIRYAPGLLSA; translated from the coding sequence ATGAGCGAACAGAAGCCCTCCCTGACCTACCGCGATGCTGGCGTCGATATTGATGCCGGCAATGAACTCGTCAGCCGAATCAAGGACACCGCAGCGCGCACCCGCCGCCCGGAGGTTCTTGGCGGTCTCGGCGGCTTCGGCGCCATGGTCTCCATTCCCGCCGGATACAACGAGCCGGTTCTGGTTTCCGGTACTGACGGAGTGGGCACAAAGCTCAGACTGGCCATGCAACTGGACAAGCACGACAGCATCGGTATCGATCTGGTCGCCATGTGCGTGAACGATCTGGTTGTAGGCGGTGCTGAACCGCTTTTTTTCCTCGACTACTACGCGACCGGCAAGTTGAACGTGGACGTTGCCACCCAGGTCGTTGCCGGGATCGGCGAAGGCTGCGAGCAGGCTGGATGTGCGCTGGTAGGTGGTGAAACTGCCGAGATGCCGGGCATGTACGAAGGCGACGACTACGATCTGGCTGGATTCTGTGTGGGCGTTGCCGAGCGCAGCGAGATAATCGATGGCAGCCGGGTGCAGTCCGGCGACGTGCTGATCGCCTTGGGCTCTTCCGGACCACACTCCAACGGTTACTCGCTGATCCGGAAAATCCTTGAAGTGAGCAACGCCGACCTTGAGCAGCCAATGGGCGATACCACCCTGGCCAATGCCCTGATGGCGCCGACCCGTATCTACGTAAAGAATCTTCTGCAGCTGATTCGCGAAGTGGATGTCCGTGCGCTTTCCCACATCACGGGGGGTGGCCTGCCGGAAAACATTCCCAGGGTGCTCCCAAACGGCTCCATTGCTGCCATTGATACCGACAGCTGGTCTCTGCCCCCGGTATTCCAGTGGCTCAAGGACAACGGCGGTGTTGCCAGTGAAGAGATGTACCGCACGTTCAACTGCGGCATTGGCATGATTGTCTGCGTGCCCGCCAATCAGAAGGAGCTGGCTCTGGATACCCTGAAAGCACTGGGCGAGGATGCCTGGCAGGTAGGCTTGATAGAGCGTGCAGACAGCGAAGAGGCAGAAGCCTGCATTCGTTACGCGCCGGGACTTCTGTCGGCATGA
- the purN gene encoding phosphoribosylglycinamide formyltransferase, which translates to MKADQTPLPKILVLASGSGTNLQALIDASRERDFPGQIIAVGCNQPGALALERAAQANIETFVVNHKNFESRDEFDASLMAEILRYNPDLIVLAGFMRILTTDFVRAFRGKMLNIHPSLLPKYTGLNTHRRALEAGDTIHGVSIHFVTEELDGGPVIAQAEVSIAPDDTPETLAEKVQTKEHILYPIVVRWFCEGRIQLGSDYVLFDGEPLNAPMRLPDN; encoded by the coding sequence ATGAAGGCAGATCAGACTCCGTTGCCCAAAATCCTGGTGCTCGCTTCCGGAAGCGGCACCAACCTCCAGGCACTTATTGACGCCAGCCGTGAGCGGGATTTTCCCGGGCAGATCATTGCCGTGGGCTGCAACCAGCCCGGTGCGCTTGCTCTTGAGCGCGCTGCCCAGGCCAATATCGAGACCTTCGTGGTAAACCACAAGAATTTCGAGTCCCGGGATGAGTTTGATGCCTCTCTGATGGCGGAAATCCTCCGATACAATCCGGATCTGATCGTTCTGGCAGGCTTCATGCGCATTCTGACCACGGATTTTGTCCGGGCATTCCGAGGCAAGATGCTGAACATTCACCCCTCCCTGCTTCCAAAGTACACCGGGCTGAACACTCACCGTCGCGCACTGGAGGCGGGCGATACTATCCACGGCGTTTCCATCCACTTCGTTACCGAAGAACTTGATGGCGGACCGGTTATTGCCCAGGCGGAAGTGTCCATCGCTCCAGACGATACGCCCGAGACTCTTGCGGAGAAGGTACAGACCAAGGAACACATCCTTTACCCCATTGTTGTGCGCTGGTTCTGTGAAGGCCGGATTCAACTGGGTAGCGATTATGTGTTGTTCGACGGCGAACCCTTGAACGCTCCCATGCGCCTGCCGGACAACTGA